In Halococcus salifodinae DSM 8989, a single genomic region encodes these proteins:
- a CDS encoding type II toxin-antitoxin system PemK/MazF family toxin encodes MSHDRGDVVWSDDPFKDGTAGRPWLVLNDDTHPFGDEQHMAVALSTSGHDAALPIREDDWVEGGTPKRSYVLPWAIHSPRRADVTHRQGHLADAIVDRTAEELLTYIEPGA; translated from the coding sequence ATGAGCCACGACCGCGGCGATGTCGTGTGGAGCGATGACCCGTTCAAAGACGGAACGGCCGGCCGCCCGTGGCTCGTGTTGAACGACGACACCCATCCGTTCGGCGACGAACAGCACATGGCCGTCGCGCTCTCGACCAGCGGCCACGACGCCGCGCTCCCGATTCGAGAGGACGACTGGGTCGAGGGTGGAACACCGAAACGAAGCTACGTGCTCCCGTGGGCGATTCACTCGCCACGACGAGCGGACGTCACCCATCGCCAGGGCCACCTCGCCGATGCTATCGTTGACCGAACCGCCGAGGAACTCCTGACGTACATCGAACCCGGAGCGTAG
- a CDS encoding MarR family transcriptional regulator produces the protein MSIDIERFEDEDADALDRTNAERVVGFLATNDDRAWTQSEISDRTGVKRGSIGPVLSRLHDRGLVRHRGRFWAITDDEERLTGAIALHRITESLDERYGSENREAWLEHAADDGTTE, from the coding sequence GTGTCGATAGACATCGAACGGTTCGAGGACGAGGATGCGGACGCCCTCGACCGGACCAACGCCGAGCGCGTCGTTGGCTTTCTCGCAACCAACGACGACCGTGCGTGGACGCAGTCAGAAATCAGCGATCGAACGGGTGTCAAACGCGGATCGATCGGTCCGGTGTTGAGTCGCCTCCACGACCGCGGACTGGTCCGCCATCGTGGCCGATTCTGGGCGATCACCGACGACGAGGAACGCCTCACGGGGGCGATAGCGCTTCACCGCATCACCGAATCCCTCGACGAACGGTACGGGAGCGAGAATCGAGAGGCGTGGCTGGAACACGCTGCGGACGACGGAACGACCGAATGA
- a CDS encoding magnesium transporter produces the protein MSVAEVAREAYREALPALSASLVGGLLAGVVLGGMRSELEAVPGLLVLVPALLATRGNVYSSLGARIATALHQGLVEPRVRGGDPRLRSAVAASIANGLLASAFAATAAYAVLWSLSASPAPLTTLVGIAVLAGLLSGVTLSTVVVLAVFAGYRRGYNPDTLVGPLVTTTGDVFGIAYLLLAVRIVLALGGG, from the coding sequence ATGAGCGTCGCCGAGGTCGCACGCGAAGCCTACCGCGAGGCACTGCCGGCGCTGTCGGCGAGCCTCGTCGGCGGCCTTCTCGCGGGCGTGGTCCTCGGCGGGATGCGAAGCGAACTCGAAGCGGTCCCGGGACTCCTCGTGCTCGTGCCCGCGCTACTCGCGACCCGGGGCAACGTCTACAGCTCGCTCGGCGCGCGGATCGCCACCGCACTTCACCAGGGACTCGTCGAGCCACGGGTGCGCGGCGGCGATCCCCGGCTCCGGTCGGCGGTCGCGGCGTCGATCGCGAACGGATTGCTCGCGAGTGCGTTCGCCGCGACCGCGGCCTACGCGGTGTTGTGGAGTCTCTCGGCGTCGCCCGCGCCGCTCACCACACTCGTCGGGATCGCGGTGCTCGCCGGGCTGCTCTCGGGCGTGACGCTCTCGACGGTGGTCGTGCTCGCGGTGTTCGCGGGCTACCGGCGGGGGTACAACCCCGATACGCTGGTCGGGCCGCTCGTCACCACCACGGGCGACGTGTTCGGGATCGCCTACCTGTTGCTCGCGGTGCGGATCGTGCTCGCGCTCGGGGGTGGCTGA
- a CDS encoding magnesium transporter, with product MPTEWSFRAITRALLPVLTVLTLVELGSGFVLGSFEATLLRYPALLVLVPVTIGTAGNLGSVLAARLSTAFHLGTLSFSPTDDTLAGNAVATVGLALTVFPVVGAGAWVLTALTAGSSLALATVVVIATASGAVLSVLAVAVTVVATYAAYRFELDPDDIVIPVVTNVCDVLGVLVLFGIVQIVV from the coding sequence GTGCCGACCGAGTGGTCGTTCCGGGCGATCACGCGGGCGCTGTTGCCCGTTTTAACTGTTCTCACACTCGTCGAGCTCGGCAGCGGGTTCGTGCTCGGGTCGTTCGAAGCCACCCTGCTCCGCTACCCCGCGCTGCTCGTGCTCGTTCCGGTCACGATCGGCACGGCAGGCAATCTGGGGAGCGTGCTCGCCGCGCGGCTCTCGACCGCCTTCCACCTCGGCACGCTCTCCTTTTCGCCGACCGACGACACCCTCGCGGGCAACGCCGTCGCCACCGTGGGGCTCGCGCTCACCGTCTTTCCGGTCGTCGGCGCTGGTGCGTGGGTACTCACTGCGCTCACTGCCGGATCGAGCCTCGCGCTTGCGACGGTAGTAGTGATCGCGACCGCGAGCGGTGCGGTGCTTTCTGTTCTCGCCGTCGCCGTCACCGTCGTGGCGACCTACGCCGCCTACCGGTTCGAACTCGATCCCGACGACATCGTGATCCCAGTCGTGACGAACGTCTGTGACGTGCTCGGCGTGCTCGTGTTGTTCGGGATCGTCCAGATCGTGGTCTGA
- a CDS encoding lamin tail domain-containing protein: protein MHRLAWVLVVCVVLAGCAGTTPGATEPTESPAETQDVTTVPETTVPAGTTVEQAKGRAATVTRIVDGDTIEVRYSNGTIDTVRLLGVDTPEVHVANDPPEFEGIPDTEAGSACLRDAGRNASAFVERTLADEQVRLVVGGDRRDRYDRLLAFVRHDGISLNYRLVDEGYARVYESSFVGRERFDRAEARARQEGIGLWRCATDEDEPEPSTRVRTEPGGLVIAEIDADAPGNDNANRNEERIVFENRKETRIDLGGWTVSDAADHTYTLPSGFTLGPGERVTLHTGDGANTASKLYWGASGAVWNNDGDTVTVRNGAGETVAERSYG, encoded by the coding sequence ATGCACCGCCTCGCGTGGGTTCTTGTCGTTTGTGTCGTGCTCGCTGGCTGTGCAGGAACGACGCCAGGGGCGACCGAACCCACGGAGTCGCCAGCCGAAACGCAGGACGTCACGACCGTCCCGGAAACGACCGTGCCAGCCGGAACGACCGTCGAGCAGGCGAAGGGACGGGCAGCGACCGTCACCAGGATCGTCGACGGCGACACCATCGAGGTCCGCTATTCGAACGGCACGATCGACACGGTCCGGCTGCTCGGTGTCGACACCCCGGAAGTCCACGTCGCGAACGATCCGCCGGAGTTCGAGGGGATTCCCGACACCGAAGCAGGGAGCGCCTGTCTCCGGGACGCGGGCCGGAACGCGAGCGCGTTCGTCGAACGGACCCTCGCGGACGAACAGGTACGACTCGTGGTCGGCGGCGACCGCCGCGACCGCTACGACCGGCTGCTGGCGTTCGTCCGCCACGACGGGATCAGCCTCAACTATCGCCTCGTCGACGAGGGGTACGCCCGGGTGTACGAGAGTTCGTTTGTGGGTCGCGAGCGGTTCGACCGGGCCGAAGCGCGCGCGAGGCAGGAGGGAATCGGACTCTGGAGGTGCGCGACTGACGAGGACGAACCGGAACCGTCGACCAGGGTTCGGACGGAGCCGGGTGGGCTCGTGATCGCCGAGATCGACGCGGACGCGCCGGGCAACGACAACGCGAACCGCAACGAGGAACGGATCGTATTCGAGAATCGAAAAGAGACACGCATCGATCTCGGCGGCTGGACCGTGAGCGACGCCGCCGACCATACCTATACGCTTCCCAGCGGGTTCACGCTCGGACCAGGCGAGCGAGTTACGCTCCACACGGGGGACGGTGCGAACACCGCGAGCAAGCTGTACTGGGGTGCGTCGGGGGCCGTCTGGAACAACGACGGCGACACGGTGACGGTGCGGAACGGGGCCGGAGAGACGGTCGCCGAGCGGTCGTACGGCTGA